The genomic interval GACCATTGGGAGCCCTTTCAAGCCCCTCTGTGTCATTGTTCTTCGAGAGCTTCTTTACATTCTAGGCTCCTCTGGACTTTCCCTGTCCCAGCCCTGGAGTCGCCATCTCTCCAGGGCCCCTGGTGCGGTTTGCTGGCGGATGAGGTTTCGGGTCCAAGAGTGCTAAGTGAGCTCCTTGCAACAGGCTGTCATCCCTTCTATGTCCTCTCAGTAGACAGAGCTTGGGAGTCGTTTTGTTactttttcataataatattgCTAACTGAAAAtactcccccttcccccactccaaATCCCCTTCATCCTATGGAGGGAAGCTGGGTGCTGACAGCACCAGTCCTAGGGTGCCCCAAAGTTGCTTCCCAGCTGCTCTGTCTCCCACCGTCACCACTGCCTCACCAGTGAGGACCAGGGTCTCTTTGTCCTTAGAGGATTCTCCACCAAGGGAGCACAGGCAGGCAAGCCTGTTCCAAAGCCCCTCAGGTACAGCCCTTTTCTTCAAGTGGTTTTACACCATCAATGTCATACACAGATTCACTAGTTACTGTTGggctccagtttttaaaaaatcccatccttttacttttattttttaaatgtaaaatctaagGTGTATTTGGAGATGTGCACGCTTCCTGATGCTGGAGGGAACCATCTGGTCCAGGTGAAGACCCCAACACTATTTTCAAAAGCTCCCCCAGGAAGCACGCCTTGAAACCCTGATCCATCCCTTTTGAAACAGCCCTGGGCTGGTGGGCAGCAGTCCTGCGCTCCACCAGCCCCGGAGCCCACCTGCAGCCTTGGCGAGTCCCTGGCCTCCCGGGGCCTTGGCCTTGCACCTGTGAACTGAAGGGCCACACCAGAGGTCTCCAGACAGCTCACAGACCAAGGACTTCGAGGTTTTCCATGACACCACTTTCACCCGTTAACCCGTTTCATCTTCACAAGAGCCCAGTGAGTGGCACATAGTAGGGTTTCCATAAATAGAGTTCCATAAAGGAATCAGCGTCCTCACTTTACAGTGTGAAAACTAAGGCTCCAAGAGGGAGTGACTTGCCCCCAAGGTCTCATTAGGCGAGAGACGCCCTGAAAGCGCCGCTCCAGCcgtggcacacagtaggagcttcGGTCAGGGGACGGGGAAGGTCCGGCGGGGATGGATTTGTGCCCTGAGCACCTCGCGGTCCGGGGGAGCCCGGGGCTGGGTTTATGTAAATATCCTGCGAGGAGGCCGAAGACTGGCTGActcgggcgggggcggggcgcgccCGGGGCCCAGGGCCGACAGGTGCGCGCGACGGGAGAGGCGCGGTGCACGCTCGCCCCCTGGACCGCCCGCCCTGTCGCAGCTTCTCTCGGGCGATGCCTCCGCTCTGGGTCCTGCTGGCCCTCGGCTGCCTGCGACTTGGCTCAGGTAAACGGCGGATGAGAGGAGGGGGCTGTGCCCGGGGAGGGCGGGCAGCTGTGTCCCGGGGCGTGTCCTGCACCCTGATCCTCCTGAAGGGTTCCCAGAGGAGCCAGGATGGGAAGTGGCATCAGGGATGGGAACTTATTCCCTCCAGGAATGGGCACagatgcctgctctgtgccaggccctgtgtagGCTCTGGGGAGccagatattaataataatagccaacgTTGATAATAAGCTTCCTCTGATGGGGATTCGAGGGCTCTGTGTTGGGTGCTGCAAGAGACAAGCACACAGGGGACTGtgggagagcagaggagggactGGACTAGACTCATGGTGACGCCTGGACTCGGGACACAGAGGGATATTTCAGGTGAAGGGGCAGCATGGGCAAGTTCAGGGAGGAGGGCGGTGGCATTGTCTATCCTGGGAACCTCCCACCCATTGTCCATCGGTGTGACCGGAGCATGAGGTCAGGGGGTGTGCATGGAGGGGAGGCTGGAGACCCACGAGGCAAGGCCCAGAGCTTCAGGACCTCACTGCCCCTCCAGAGAGGCTGGACCGTGTtggagggcagtggggagccaggaAGGGGCCCAGCAGGAGAGGGACGCAGTCAGATTTGCACGATAGAGCGCAGAGGATGGGGGAGGGCTGTTTACTAGGGTCCAGGTGAAGAGGGTGGACTCAGACCGGGCTGAAGGGGTGGAGAGATGCATAGGCGGGGCAATGGGGTTCTCGGTGACTGAATGTCTGTTGGGGGGAGCGAGAGAGAAGTAGTTCAGCTGGATTTCCTGGTTCTGGTCAGGATGGCTGGGTGGGGACGGGAATGCTGCCCGTGTCTGAGACAAGTTCCTGAGATGGCCCACAGGGAGAGTGAAACCCAGTGCCTGGCTCACCGCAGATGTTCAGTAACtgcagaggggtgtgtgtgtgtgtgtgtgtgtgtgtgtgtgtgtatgtgcgtgcgcGTGCACGTGCACAGAGGGTGCCCGTGGGTGTGGACAGTTCTGCTGGGGGTCAGCTCCTGGCCTCATTGCTCCTCCAGGTGTgaacctccagccccagctggctAGTGTGACCTTTGCCACCAGCAACCCCACACTCACCACTGTGGCCTTGGAAAAGCCTCTCTGCATGTTTGACAGCTCAGCGGCCCTCCATGGCACCTACGAGGTCTACCTCTATGTCCTGGTCGACTCGGGTAAGGGTCCTGCTTCCTCTGGGCTGCTCTGAAAGGGGCTTTGACCTGTCTgcaggcaggagggaaggagacaggtAGAGGGGTGCTCCATCCCTGCAATTAAACCACCCCATGCACCTCACTGACATGCACTGGTGCCCGCTCTGTGCCAGCCCTGGGCTGGGTGCTTGCGGTCACAGACGTGCATCTGCCCTGGAGGGACATCCAGTCTAGTGGGGGAAATAATAACAGCATCAATCACTGAGTACTTACATTGTGCTTCGTGCTTCGCACACCTTAGAGCTAATAGTTACAACCTGCCTGCAAGGTAGCCGTTAGGATGCTCATCACAGGGGCAAATAATcggggctcagagaggctgagtaactcATGGGAGCTCCCGGAGCTGGAGAGCAAATCAGATTCTCTGGTCCTCAACCTCAAGTCCTGCCCAAGGCTTCCCGCGGTAGTTCAAGATCGGTGTTTGGGATGGAAGCCACGCATTTGGACTTGAGGGCTCTGGGCCAGCCCTGACCTGTTCACTGGCAGCAACCCTGGGATCTGAGAGTAGGGACCCGATGACAACCTCTTACGTTTCTAGCCAGCAGCCATTACAGCAGCTCCTGTGGGGtcatcattttattctttcagcaaACAAGTATTGACTGCCTACCTGTGCCCAATCCCAATCTGCAGGCACGGCGAGGTGTTTtcctcccatttcacagagggtccagagaggtaaagtgagtGGTCCAAGATCACCCAGCAAGTAAGGAAGAGACCCCAGGGCCCAGTAGAGCGCTGGCGCAGAGAGGATGCAGAGAGgacgtttgttgaatgactgagtgaGTGACTAAGCTGGGGTGGCCAGGAACCTCACTCCCGGCACTGCCTCTACAGCCAGCTTCAGGAACGCCTCTGTGCAGGACAGCACCAAGGCACCTCTCAGCTCGACGTTCCAGcaaacagagggagggaggacaggcCCCTACAAGGCGGCGGCCTTTGACCTGACCCCCTGCAGCGACCTGCCCAGCTTGGATGCTGTCAGGGATGTGTCCCGGGCCTCGGAGATCCTGAACGCATACCTGGTCAGGGTGGGCACCAATGGGACCTGCCTGTCTGACCCCAACTTCTGGGGCCTCTGCAACCCACCCCTGTCAGCAGCCACGGAATACAGGTGGGTGTGAATGGCTGCGGGAGGGGGGCAGGTGTGCCCCAGCCCCGACGTGGGGCGACGTAGAGCCGGTGAAGTGTGAGAACCCACATTTCTCTGGAGCCTACCACATGCCAGGACCGTCCCGGGTGCCATAAAGGATTCCTGGCTTCCTGGGCTCGTGACCGTGCACAGGGCCCTGCGCTCAGAAGGACCCCCTCTTGGCTTAATGCTCTGCcattgccatcttgaaatttttaacttttaaactagGGGCCGCATTTTCCTTTTTGCACTGGGCCCTACAAGTTATGCACCTGGTCCTGGCCCATCACCCATGTGGCAGTTCGTTTGACAGGGAAGGAGCTGTGgtccagagagggaagggggtcaCCTCGAGAAAAGCTGGGGCTCAGCGCAAAGACTTCTCCCGCCTTCCTGCAGTGCACCGCAGAGCAGCTCCCTGGTTCATTTCCACGCGTATTTCCTGAGCATCTGCTCTGTGCCGAGCTGGGGGCTCAGCCCTGACCCAGGGCCAGGCGTCTCACCCAGCGCCAAGCCTTGATTACACTCACCCCTGTTACCATGGAGACGCCTAGGTTGGGGCCTCTGTACCCTCTAGGCCACATCTGGGGCCCAGGCCATCCCTTACCTCCATCCTCTCACAGGGCTCACCCCTCCTCTGGCCTCGGCCACTGGGCAGGACCTGAGTCCTGGCTGTCCTCTTCCCCACCCTCAACCCTTACCTCTGACCTTGTTCTTAACATGGGAAAACCTCTCCCTCCTACTTGAGCCCACCCTACCTAGGGGCCACAGGGCACACATCCCAGCCTCTGGAATTCTCATCTTCAAACCTAGAGAAGCAGGGATTAAGCAAAACACTGGATGCTACAAAGATTTTAAGGgtcttcatttttttgtgtgtcagACTAGAGGCTGTTGATTTCTTTGATCTCAGAACATCCATCATTTTTAACTGAGGGTGAAGAAGACCTAAAGTAGGCCATAGGTATTCTGTACTGTGTCACCTGATCTTCCTTTATGTTTTGTAACACTTGATTGGGATTTTCTGGATATAAAGTTAGCCTTTATCACAGGGCATCGGGGTTGCAAATggatattattccttttttttaagtctcttttgTGAGACCGAGGACCAGGCTGGGAATAGAGGAAGGCAAAAATGCAAGAAGGACAGATGGGTCAATACTCAAATCTGCTACGTGCACAATATATACGGCAGAGAAACAGAGGGGCTCCCAGAGGGAGAGCCTAGGCTCCGACGGCTTTGTGGATGAGGTGGCATCTGAGCTGTGGAAACACCTGGCAAAGGTGCTGCTAATGCGAAGTCCAGCAGCATCCTGTTGccagagccccccacccccaccccacccactggGGCCACCTAGATCTCCATCTCCTacgagtcccagctctgccccagtccctccccctccctgtggcTGAGGCTCACAGGATGGAAGGAAGTCATCCCTGCTCCATTTCCTTCCAGATTCAAGTACGTCCTGGTCAATATGTCCACAGGCTTGGTACAGGACCAGACCCTGTGGTCGGACCCCATCCGCACCAACCGACGTAAGTGGTGGAGGTGAGCTGGGAGTGGTCCTCAAGGGAACCCAGGGAAGCAGACACATGCTGTCACTTGGAAAAGTCTCCCCAGATACAGGCAGGTTATTGGGTTATGAGGAAAATGCATCTTAAAATAGTTTAACCCAAGACTTCATCCTCCCTCCCTCGAGGACCAGGTGTCATGACAGAGGCCGGTGGAGGATTTGCAGGTGTTTGGGCTGGCTGTGGATGGTGTAACTGAAGACAGAGTCAGCCGGCATTTCCAGCCCTGATGGTGCATTTGCCTCCAAAGGGCTCAGCGTTTATCCTGCATTTAGACCCTAACGAGCCCCTTTGTTGAGCCCTCACAAGGACAACATCATTATCCTGTAGGGTGGTTCCAGAGGCATCTTAGCCACAGGGGCATGAGCCCTGGCGGCAGCAGGAGTGCCATTCTCCTATGGTTTTTCTGAAATGGGGGGTCTTGCAGGCCCAGGCATCTGCCGGTGGTCCTGCCCTGTCCCCCTCAAGCCTCCATCTGAGTTCTCAACACAGATCCCAGGTTTATACACACCAAATCATGTCTGCTGAACCTTAGGGGCGACAGAAGAGATTTCCTACGGTAACTTTGACAACCTGTGACCCTAACTTTAGAActccctgggaattccctggcagtccagactccgcactttcacttcAGCtgtcctgggttcgatccctggtcggggggctaagatcccacaagctgcaggcacagccaaaaaaaaaacaattccccTGCCACCCATGGTAATCTTATGGGCCAGTTAGGGCTCTGTGaggttgcctgaggtcacacggCTAGTGAGGGTGTAGCTGGGCAGGCGTGCATGTGGCTGGGGGCTCCTTCCTACCCTCTGTCCCCGCTCACCCATGGCACGCCCATGCCTTGTGGTCCCACTGAAACAGCACTGCCCTGGGGCCAAGAGTCCCAAGTTCAAGCCCAGCATCTGAGCCTCACTGCTGGGTgggacctcagttttcccatctgaaaaGTGGGAAGAAGAATCCTTGCTCTGCTCCTCCAGCAGGGTTCCTTCGGGTAATCCAGATAAAAGTACCAGGCCCAGCTCTCTTGGGGCAGGGAGACAGACCTACAGGCTTGAGGCTGGAGTCTGAGTGCCCTTGAACAGGAACTCAATCTCCCTGAGCTGCAGGGAGCAATCTGCAGAACGGGGGTCTCATGGGATTTACAGAAGACACTGGACGAAAAGCCAGCTCACAGTAGGACCTATAAATGGTTTGTCCACTTAGTTCCAAAAGGGTGACACTGGCCAGAGCAGAGGGAGGGCACAGTCCCCCTGACTCCGTTAGACTGGGGACCTTTGCTCcacctttattttgtttataatctGTATCCCATCCATCTCACCGGAAGACTTGAGTCAGTTCATAATTCAAAATTATGCAAAAAGATGGTTAGAAGAGGGTGAGAGCAGACACACGCAAGAGAAAGTTGGGGAGTGGGATGTGGTAGCAAGTCAGATAATTACACCTGAAACCCAGGGAGAGGCACTGACCTGGGTCCTTGCTTCACCCCTGAGATTTTAGGCTTCCagggcagggaaggcttccctgtgCGTccctgggaggaggctggggggtgCAGCATCTGGAGAGTAACGAGCCTGCATCCCACAGTCGCTCCATACTCGGCGATCGACACGTGGCCGGGCCGGCGGAGCGGGGGCATGATCGTCATCTCGTCCATCCTGGGCTCCCTGCCCTTCTTCTTGCTCATTGGCTTTGCTGGCGCCATTGTCCTCAGCCCCGCGTGAGTTCCCGCCAGTTGGAGGGGCGCGGGCAGGGCTTGGGGACACACTCCACCAGGAGGGTCTTCTGAGGTGGGGGGAGCCCGGGAGCAAGAGAGCTGCCTTCcaccctgggtggggtggggtctagTGAGAGGGGAGCAGGGTCCTGGGGTGTCCAAGGTCAAGTCTTCAGCTGGGTAGGGGATTGCTGAGCACCGGGGCTTTGTGGGCAGATCTGAGCTCTCACACAGCTGTGTGTCTTGGGCCAGTATCTTATccttctatgcctcagtttcctcttctggaacATGGAGATTCTAATCAATATTATCTGCCCCATGGAGTTGCGAGGGTTAAGTGAAATATTCCCTATAGAGTCCTCAGGGCAGTACCCAGGTACTAAATGGGTATTAGCTTCTGTTGTCATTATAATTCACTCGCTTGcagtacagatggggaaactgaggcctgagggGGGAAGGGTGGCCCAGGGTCACACCCCCAGGTAAAACAGAGCTGGACCAGAGCTTCTGAGTCTCCTGACGCCACTACCAACTCTGATGTGCGTCTATTTAGATCAGGACTGGAGGTGTCCCATGGGGTGTCTGGAGCAGCTAATGGGGCTGCCTTGTGGGAAGACAGGAATCCACTAATCCTGGGAGGATGGAGCAGGGGGTGAATCAAGGCAGCCGCAGGTGCAGGTGCCATGATAATCCAGAAGAGGGCAGGGCAGATCCTACCTGGAGCATCAgggtgggcttcctggaggaaggaacAGCAGGAACAAATTTTTATCAGGACTGGGATGAATTGAAAACTCACATGCAGTGTGCATCTCAGCAAGAGAGGCAGGAGACCCAGGCGGCTTTAAagatggggggcggggtgggggtgccTGTCCCAGCGCGGGTGCAGCGGATGGAAAAGCTCCTTGGAGTAGGTGAAATTACGTGGAAAGGTAGAGATTAGCCAGGAAGGAGGAGACGTGGGGTGGGTGAAGGATGGAGTAGGGAGGAGGCAGTGAACTTGGAAATCAGATTGCCCTCTGACATTTAAGTTAAAAACACAGATAATAGATGAGATTAGCCACCAAGAGACTGGTCTGTCTGGCCAGACCTGGGAGCAGTCTAGATGTGGTgatgtccctccctccctttgggCAGCACCCTAATCTGGCACCAAGGTCCTGTTATCTGACTTTAGCCTGGCTCTTCCATTCGTCCCTcctaccatccccaccccagctccagctGCACCCAACTTTGCACTCTTGCCCCAGACACTCCCTAGTCCTTCCTATCAAATGCCTGGAAtacctttctgtgcctccattctcctCCTTTAAGGCCAGATTaactgccccctcctccaggaagccctccagtGGACTCATCCACTCTGTCTGATCATTGTGTGCTGTGGTCTGTCTCCCCATACAATCTTAGCTCTTTGGGGACATTTGTCCAGCTCATGGTAAGACCTGTAAATTGTTCACACAATTCCAAAAGAGTGACACTTTTCTTATCCcaggacctggcacacagtaagtgctctgGAAAGATTGGTCTATTGAATGAAGGCCTAAGGTGACCTCCGTGAAAGCAATGTCTAAGTAGAAAGGTCCCTGACCAGCTGAGGGGTTGGGGTTTGCTCTGCGCCCCTAACCCCGGCTCTGTTCATCTCCTCCGTCAGGGACATGGGCAGTGCTGACGGGGAAACAGCCCACGACTCCCAGATCACGCAGGAGGCCATCCCCAAGTCCCTGGGGACCTCGGAGCCCTCGTACACATCTGTAAACCGGGGGCCGCCCCTGGACAGGGCCGAGGTGTATGCCAGCAAGCTCCAGGACTGAGCCCGGATGCCACTTCTGGGCGGCCACAGTCTCCCCGAGGGGCTTGCTCAGGGGTCTGCGGGGGGCCATGTTCACACCCTGACCCCAACCAAGGCGAACACAGGGCCTGTTGGTCCAACTGCAGTAAAGCACTTAATAAAATCTTCCCAAGATTTtgagttcaataaagacttacagaatgaatgagtgagatgttgaatgaatgaatgagtcgtCATTTTGAGGGTCTGCATTGTTTCTCtggagggtgggggcagggggctaATTTTCAGTCAAAGCGAAGGTGGAGAGGGTAAGGAAATCAGGGCTGTTAGGGCACCGGGGTTGTCTGAGTCTCAGGCTCCTCCGGAAGATGGGAAATCAGCACCTCCCCTGAGGGCTTCGCGTGAGCTTTAGGGATTATTAGATGCTGTTTTTGGGTTTGCTGGCTGTGAGGTACCAGAAGCTGATCTGGGCCCAGGTTACGGCTCTGCTGGCAGCTCGTCCTGTCCCCCCCACCAACCCTGTAGTCAGCTCTTTCTCtttggggctcagtttcctcatctgtaaaatgggctgatACATCAGTTAATTTCAGGGCCATGCACTTCT from Balaenoptera ricei isolate mBalRic1 chromosome 10, mBalRic1.hap2, whole genome shotgun sequence carries:
- the UPK3A gene encoding uroplakin-3a isoform X1, which gives rise to MPPLWVLLALGCLRLGSGVNLQPQLASVTFATSNPTLTTVALEKPLCMFDSSAALHGTYEVYLYVLVDSASFRNASVQDSTKAPLSSTFQQTEGGRTGPYKAAAFDLTPCSDLPSLDAVRDVSRASEILNAYLVRVGTNGTCLSDPNFWGLCNPPLSAATEYRFKYVLVNMSTGLVQDQTLWSDPIRTNRLAPYSAIDTWPGRRSGGMIVISSILGSLPFFLLIGFAGAIVLSPADMGSADGETAHDSQITQEAIPKSLGTSEPSYTSVNRGPPLDRAEVYASKLQD
- the UPK3A gene encoding uroplakin-3a isoform X2: MPPLWVLLALGCLRLGSGVNLQPQLASVTFATSNPTLTTVALEKPLCMFDSSAALHGTYEVYLYVLVDSASFRNASVQDSTKAPLSSTFQQTEGGRTGPYKAAAFDLTPCSDLPSLDAVRDVSRASEILNAYLVRVGTNGTCLSDPNFWGLCNPPLSAATEYRFKYVLVNMSTGLVQDQTLWSDPIRTNRRKWWSRSILGDRHVAGPAERGHDRHLVHPGLPALLLAHWLCWRHCPQPRGHGQC